The Streptomyces sp. NBC_01298 genome contains the following window.
CATCGCGGACGTGGACGGCGACCAGCGGGTGTCCCGCGAGGAGTTCGTCACGGGCGCGGCGAAGCGGCTGCGGGACAACCCGCACCGGTTCGCGGAGATCGCGCGGCCGTTCCTGCGCGCGGTGATCGCGGCGGCGGACCCGGACGGGCCCGGCGCGACTCCGGCGGCGACGGCCCGCGTGCTGCGCGTGCTGGGCACTCCGGAGGAGCTGGCGGGCCCGGTCGCGGCGGCCCTGGACGCGGACGGCGACGGCCGCATCACGGAGGACGAGATCCTGGCGGCCTTCGCGGGCTACTGCGGGGTGGCCGCGCCGGACGCGTAGGCGCCGGCGTGGGCCCGGGTCTGGGCCTGGGCGTTGGCGTGGGCGGGGCCGGGAGCCCCGCCCGGGCGGGGGCCTACGCGTACCGTTCGCGGAGTTTGTACTTGAGGACCTTGCGCAGGGCGTCGTTGCGGGGCAGGGCCTCGACCAGTTCCAGTTGTTCCGGGAGCTTGTGCGGGGAGAGGCCCTCCGTGCGGAGGTGGGAGGTCACCTCGGCCAGGGTCAGCGGGGCCGCGCCCGCGGGCTGTTCGACGACCGCGCAGACGCGTTCGCCGCGTTCCGGGTCCGGCAGGCCTATGACGGCGACGTCGGCCACCGCCGGGAGCTGGTGGAGCAGGTCCTCGATCTCCTTCGCCGAGATGTTCTCGCCCTTGCGGATGATGACGTCCTTGCTGCGGCCGGTCAGGACCA
Protein-coding sequences here:
- a CDS encoding EF-hand domain-containing protein, producing the protein MDSAEYERKIAARFATFDQDGSGYIDREDFSTAAKAVLAEFAVAARSDRGQAVFAGAEAFWQGMAGIADVDGDQRVSREEFVTGAAKRLRDNPHRFAEIARPFLRAVIAAADPDGPGATPAATARVLRVLGTPEELAGPVAAALDADGDGRITEDEILAAFAGYCGVAAPDA